ACGGCAGGGAGAGGCAGTTGGCGCACATGCTGCAGCGGCAGTCGACGCAGTAGATGTTGATCTCGCTCTTCTTTATGTCCTTGTGCGCCTCGCACGGCCCGAAGAAGTCGGTGCTCAAGAGCTGCTCCAGCCATGCCGGCCTCTGGTTTTGCCCTCTCCGCCTCCTCCCCTCGTCCTCGGCTTCGCTCGTCTGGTTCGCCGCGCAACCCTTGTTGTCGAGATCCAGAAACCGAGACCTCTATGGCGATCAAGATTGTACGAGATATTGCTTAAAACAGTACGTAATTTGCGATAGAAGTTGTAGGGATTACCATGTTTCATCTCCAGAAAAAGAGGAGGAGGGGCTATGGAGATGGGGCGAGGAGGGAGGGAGAGATTAATATAGTTGGAGCCGGAGAAAAGCGGTCTGATTTATAGATGGAAAGAAATGATGAGCCGCGGGAAACCGGAGGAAGGGAGGGGGAAATGGACCGCGGGCGAGGTGGGTCCCGACAGCGGAGCGATCCGCTGGGGGCCTGCCAGGGGAAACCCGCGACGCCTGGCTCGGCCCGGTTAGCGTGAGCTGGGAGGCGCGGAGGCATGTGGTCGTCAACGGTGGACGAGGGAGCAAATTGGAGATCCAACGGACGCGATGCGATGCCGTGGCGCGGGAACGGCGAGAGAATGAAAGGTGAACACCACGGTGGCGCGCGATGAAATAGTACCCTGGAATTGGCGGTTCGACCGGATCAGTGAACGTCATCATCAGGAGAAACCTCTGAAACCCTTTCCCAGTCGAATTTTGGATTCGCTTGATGTGAGAAGCTTGCATGATGACTATGCAGGTGTAGAGGTCGATGTTCTCGAATCAAGTTTTAATCCACCTTATATTAGTAAAATTTTTGAAACATGCTTTGGTCTTTACTTGATAATTTCATGGGTAAAGCAAGTGATATTGCTAACATTAACATTCATCGAGGCAATTAGGTGTAagcaacatttcgacaaatcacaGTTTCTAATATGCAATCTTTTATCCAGATTCACACCATTGACCATTCAGTTACTATGTATTCTTCAACCATATTCAAATACTCGATGGGCTACATAATGTTCGACAAACTTGATAATTAGTTTTAgtcaatatattatcataaatccAATAAATACAATGAAGAGTGCATTAAGGATTTCGATTCCACACACGAGGAGAAGATTCTGTAAATATATGACAAAATACAAACAATTTTTTGCCACATATTCAATAACGTTAATAATGTAAAATCCTAATTAATTTAGAGTCTAATATTTTATATCTTTAAATAACGAAAAGCCAAACTTACAGATGCTTTGAACGGCACGAGCCTCATATATTTAGCCTTACCATGGTGTTTCTTTAGGATGCCTGATCAAATTTTTTGTCAATTATGTGAAAGAATATACTTTGCATTTTACCCCAAAACAAAAGAATGTAGATTTTTATAGCTATCTCATTAATTAATTTGCTAAAAGTGTTCTTACTATAATCACTTATTTGATGGTATCCTACGTAACTCAAATATACAAATATTGTGGTGCTTATAGATCAGATCATATTCAAACTAGAAAAAGATCATCATCCGATGAGCAAAGTGTAATGTCCATTATATAGTTCATAATCATCAAATATAGATCATAGTTGATCTGATTGCAAATAATCGATCCACCCACAACGCTGCCCCGGTCCCTCTTCAAGACAACCTGACCGGCGCTTATTAAGCCTTTCCCCACCACCCACACTCCCTCTCCCAATTATGGCGAATCATGAAAATTAATCTGATAGCTTATTGACATCATATGTTCGGGAATTAAGAAAATGAAATCACAAGTCAAGAGTGCGAGGAATAAACTGAAGGAATTCTTTATCATACTCTTTATCGTCGTACAAATTAAATGAAAACAATATGAACCTAATATTGAAGAGGTTGATTTAAATGCCTCTTTTGTTGATGTAGGTTGCTATGCAATTGAAAAATGAAATTGATTTGAAGCAGGAAAATACAACTTGCTACCGAAATAAAGTTTGGAAGTTTGGTACAAACGACGATGTGTTTTACTGTAGAATTACAACACGATTACAAACTCAGCAATTAATGTTTATCAAAGTAGCTGTTAGCACTCATCTGTATACTTTTGATAGCGCACTAATTTCTAGTGGAAGGAATTCCAAGCTGAGCAAAAATGCACAAGAATCTAGTGTTATCTATAAAGGCTATGTTTATTACTTACCTCCTCCTTTAGTGTTTTGATGAACTCAGTTCTAATTTCATTATTACTAGAAACCCTGTACTTAGCATGCGTACTTGACCAACCACTGAAGGCTCTGAAAAACAAAAACTTACGTAGTTCAGTTaaacaaaagctcaaaatcatcttaattcagaaaaaaatatatgttatttACTCTAcgggatgtgtgtgtgtgtgtgagagagagagagagaacctgcaTGCATTCCGGTAGATCATCGTTCTTTGTTCTAACATGGGTCTGCAGATATAGAACTAGAGTTAACAATAACCACCAAACCAATACAATGTGCAAGGTTGATTCTACACAGTTGACTTTCcacttttgtttcttttgataAAAGGTTTCATTCCGTAACTAAGATCATAAAGCATCTCACCAAAAACTATTCAAGTTTCTGATAAGTTGTTAATAGTCAAATTCAAATTTGATAAACCGTATCACAGAATTTGAACTCAGGGATTTTTGTATGAATATATTTCCATTTTCTGGTTATGTGCTCATAAATGCATGCACACAAGGCAGACGTCGAATTTACCTCCATAACCATTTGGCACGAGTCATCATGGTTGGTGGCCAGGCAAGCAAGGATGACCAAGCCGGCTGCTATGCTAGATGGCCAGTAGGAAAGCCTTTCATGGTCCAGAAGGGATAAGACGGCCAAGTATTTCGACAGATTCTGTACATTGGCATCTGCTCTTGCTGCCTTGAGATAAAACCTGGAAGAAATTTACAGGCCCAGGAAATCAAAGGCCTGATGTTTTATTGCCTCGATTTGTGCTATGGACAGAAGGAACATTCAAAAGAGTGGATTACCAGAGGAAATGGTGAGTTGTTGGAAGTAAACATTTGTATCTTAGAACATCTTGCACCACCCATTCCATGGCTACAACTTCGCTTCTGCTGTAATAGTTGTTCCCCACCTTGAACGATATCTGCCGTATGCTGATACCATAACAAAGATACAGGTGACACTGTAATCATGCAGTTATATGAAAACCGAACCAGGATTCAATGAACTAATCCATGCTAAATCGTTGATGAATAAGGTAATATGGGCTTTACAATCTCAATAATTCTATTTCATGTGTACTATTTGCATCAGTTGTTTTATTTTTAAGCTAATGTTctgaatttatcttttgattcCACTGATGCGATTTCTTCTGTTGAAAAATGCTACGCTCCATTGTTTGACCACGTAAACTAGCCTAGCCAATACATGGTTTCCATCTTAGTTTCCCAGTAGTATATTTAGCTAAATTGAGATAGAGGACGAGCAATTTATAACCAAAGTTGTTAtgcaaataaaacttattcaggtAGAAAGTAAAATCATATGCTGACCGGTGACTCCAGAAGTCACTCTAGAGATGCTCATTGTAGCATCATATATAAtcaatatcaaaattttcttaaCAGGAAAGCATAAGAACTAAACGGGTTAATACCTAAAGAATCAACAAGCTTAGTCACCTGTTGTAAGGTTGGTTCTCTTCGATTCGGGTGGCAAGAGTGACGCAAGCTATCCCTAGCAACTGGAGGTTTTTTTCGCTCTTGAAGTATCCCCTGCTCAGAAAGCGGTCCATCAAGCTCACCCCCAAGAACAGCGTCTCACTCTGCAGCTCCATCGCACTCGAATGCTGCTCCCCAACAAAACCATTCGTGATACTCAAATCCGAAATAAAACCACATTAAAGGGGTTAAATAGAAAATCCATCTAAACAACTAAGAGTTTGAaagtaaaatgatattttttttctcatatcttaaaaaaatataattgaatGTAAATCCAATGAACGCCCATGTAGAACCTGAACTATAATATTTGGACTTGATTAGATCTTGCGATCGACTCGCTTAACTTCGTTCAAGCAAAATTTGAGTCAAAATAGGACTCGAATTAATGTTAAACTATTCATTCAAAGCTGCCTTAGATCAAAGGCAAGTGTCTTTTGTGTCTGGATTGGTGACCCTGAGAATGAGAATTGAATCATTCAGATTAGAGTTAGGTTAGGAACTAAAGTTAGACAACATGATGCTCAAAGAAGATTAAAATTTAGAGgagaaaaagatgaaaaaaaacaTACCGAACAAACTCAACTGGGTATAGAAAATAGCATTAATGCATAAAAACAGACCATGAATGGAGCAGAAAAGCCACAAATGCACAACGAACATGAGTCAAGTAGAAGTATAACCACAGAGGCACAAGAAATTAGAAAGAACATAGATAATAGCACAAAATCACAGAAAAAATATCACGGAAGACAAAGAACTTATCAcgaaaaagaaatgaaaaatcATGAAAAAGGAACGAAGGTCTTCTCCACTATATTAAGCCTCGCTCGAGAGGCGCTCTTGGTTGCTCCTAATACACAATTCCATAAATTGCACTGCTCATGACCCCACCTGTCGTGTCACATCCTCCAATCACGAGCGCCTTCAGTGGCCAGGTGAAGTAGCGTGAGTTAATTTCAACCCTTCCtgaatcaaatatatgattcAGAAAATAATAAAGGTAAAcatgttattttataaaatacAGAATAGCAACTTCAAATCCACGTCGATTATGTTCTGAAATAATTTTCGCACATGTTTAATGCTACCCCATTTCACCGCCCGCCCTGACATTTGAGACAGAGATGATTCGATGAGTCCCCATATGCAGTTACACGCGTAACTGGTACGCGGGTAAATCGAGTTTCTCttatatgttgtttttaatataCATGAGAATGTTAGCCCGAGGCCAACAGAAAAAGGGCACTGAGGAAAGCATGTGGCACTTTCTGCAGTACCGAACAGAACTAACGAATCAGAAAAGGACAAGTGTGATCTTCTTCCAGTTCCGGCGGAGCACTGGAACTCAACAGGACAAATACGAGGAGACTACTCAGAAAATGAACAGCCAATAATAACGAGGAAGTGGGGACGAGTATATCAAGGGATCGCTCACCTCCACCATCCAGTTAATCATCACGATCCGTTGCTCCAGGATCAGACCGCCGTCGTTCGTCGTGTTGCTGTACTCCTCGGCGTAGTTGTGGACCGCCGCGTCTCTCCTCTCCCGGCTTCGAAGCCTCCGATAgctctcctcgtcctcctcgtccTCAAACCTCATCAACTGCACCAAATCCAACGGCTCAACTTTTTCtactttaatattttattaacagaAATAATAATTTGGATCTCAAACTGACCGTGAACTCCTCAAAAGCCTCGAATTGAGTTCCGGGGTCCATGCTGAAGCTCGACGGCAAGAACTGCCGCGCGAgctggaggaagagggagaaggtggCGGAGGGGGCGGCGCGGTCGAGAGTCTTCTCGGAGAAGCcgtcggaggaagaagaggacacgACGagttcggaggaggaggaggaattatTGTCGGAGATGAACGCCTCGGAGCTGCAAAGGCCAAAGAGCTCCTCCTCGATCTCGGAGAGGGTCATCTCGTTGCACGTCGAGTACTCCgaactctcctcctcctcctcctcgccctcgtTCGGTATCCGCTCGGAGCAGGCGAGATCGGAGTCGAGGTCCCGATCGCGTCGCAGCTTCTTAATTGGCGCCACCGAGTTCCGAGAGATCTGGGACCTCCCGGCTGCTTCGTCCGTCGCCGATTTGAGCGTTCCGCCGCCATTCACGTCGGTGATGGAACCGAGGCAGGAGGAGTCCGAAATCTCCGGTTCTTTCTCCAATACCTTACTCGCCGGGGCTTTCTTCTTAGAATTCCCACGAGGAAACGCCTCGAGGATCTCAGAGACCTCGGTTCCAATAGCGGAGTCTCTCTTGCTAACCTCCACTTTCGATCGCTTCGGATCTCTTCCACTCCTGCCTTCCTTGATCCTCCGAGAGTAGGTTTGGGTAATACGACGGAGATCACTCAGGGGAGCCCCGCTCACAGAGCTCCCAATCACCTTGGATTCGTGGGAGACGTCGCTCTGGAAGCAGCTAGAAGTggactctccctcctcctcctcagtcTCCGCCACATCGAGCAATGCATCACTAGAGACGCGTTCAAGGTTCGGGAAGAGGGGAACATGGTCGCGGCGAGGGAACCCGGATCGGAATTCCGTCGGGTTGGAGGCGATCGCCGCGTGGAACGACCGCTTTCGTCCCGATATCGAAGCGGAGTCGGCGGTCGACATGGAGGCCATACAGAAGCGCCGCGATCTGGAATTCGAGATCG
The window above is part of the Musa acuminata AAA Group cultivar baxijiao chromosome BXJ1-1, Cavendish_Baxijiao_AAA, whole genome shotgun sequence genome. Proteins encoded here:
- the LOC103994989 gene encoding cyclin-SDS-like, which gives rise to MASMSTADSASISGRKRSFHAAIASNPTEFRSGFPRRDHVPLFPNLERVSSDALLDVAETEEEEGESTSSCFQSDVSHESKVIGSSVSGAPLSDLRRITQTYSRRIKEGRSGRDPKRSKVEVSKRDSAIGTEVSEILEAFPRGNSKKKAPASKVLEKEPEISDSSCLGSITDVNGGGTLKSATDEAAGRSQISRNSVAPIKKLRRDRDLDSDLACSERIPNEGEEEEEESSEYSTCNEMTLSEIEEELFGLCSSEAFISDNNSSSSSELVVSSSSSDGFSEKTLDRAAPSATFSLFLQLARQFLPSSFSMDPGTQFEAFEEFTLMRFEDEEDEESYRRLRSRERRDAAVHNYAEEYSNTTNDGGLILEQRIVMINWMVEHSSAMELQSETLFLGVSLMDRFLSRGYFKSEKNLQLLGIACVTLATRIEENQPYNSIRQISFKVGNNYYSRSEVVAMEWVVQDVLRYKCLLPTTHHFLWFYLKAARADANVQNLSKYLAVLSLLDHERLSYWPSSIAAGLVILACLATNHDDSCQMVMETHVRTKNDDLPECMQSLQWLVKYAC